The nucleotide sequence TTCTAGTTAAAATACTAAAAATCCCAGTAATTCCAGTAAATGGACTTTTTAGATCATGAGCCAATATAGATATAAATTTATCTTTAGTTCTATTATTTTCTATTAATTTTTGATTTTGTAATTCTAATTTATTTTCATAAAATTTACGTTTATTTGTTTCCTTTAAAATAACCCATATAGTAATGGAAAGCATGAAAAAAATAAACAAACTCAGCAGTCTATACCCGTCTAAAAAATGTTTTTTCATAGCAGTTATCTCAGTTTCAGGAACTTTAACAACTAATCTCCAAGTAGAGCTTGTATTGTCACCAAAACCTAACTGAGGTAGAAGTTCCTTAAAATCTATGGTATCAAAGGTATATAAAATATCTTTATTGAGAACAGAACCGCTATTAGAATTAAGAGGTAGGAGATCTCCTTTTTTTAAGATATCTGTTTTTTTTGATTCATCGATTTTATTGTTATCATCCAATCCAAACCAATAAAAATCTCCTTTAGATATTAAATTTATGGATCTATATTTCTCTAAAATATTATCAATATAAGTTTGTCTACCATAGAGAGAGATAGTTCCTAAAGAAACATTATCTTTTCCATAGATAGGTGCCATAATATTGACTATAAAATTATTTTTATAATCTCCTAATTTAGAAAACGTAATCTTTTTAGGATTTTTCATCATCAATTCTTCAGGAAATTTTAAATATTCGTTGTTATAGTATTCCTCGATTATTACATGATTTCTATTGTTTTTTATATAACCTGCAAAATACTTATTTTTAATTTTAAGGTAACTTTTTAAATAATCATGATTCTCCTTTAGATTAGACCTTCTATATAGAAGGGATCTCAGCTGGGGAGTTTCAGATAAAAATTGTACGTCATCTATATAGTCAATAAATTCTCTTTCGATATCTTTTTTTATTAAATCTAAAATCATTTTTTTCTCAGATTTCATTTTCACTATATTTTGAGATACGTTTAATTGATATAAGAAAGAGATAAACATAAATAGAGGGATCAGACTTCCTCCCAGTAAAAGCAGGTAAGATTTAAGTATTTTATTTTTTGGTTTAGTCATCTTAGCTCCTCCTCTACATTGAATTTATACTATATTAGCACAATTAGTGCAAAAACTCAACGTTTTGACGAAGATAAAATTTAATGATTATGATGTTCTAATCCCTGCAAAATTATATTTTTAACATGATTGTCATTTAGGGAATAGTATACTATTTTTCCATCTTTTCTATTTTTAAGAACTCTATTTTCCCTTAAAACCTTAAGCTGGTGGGAGATAGAAGAATGGGTCATATTTAGAGTGGTTGCAATATCACATACACACATCTCTCCCTCTAAAAGAATAGTAATAATCTTAAATCTTGTACCATCTCCTAAAATTTTAAAAAATTTAGCAGTCTGATCCAAAGAAGAAAGATCTTCTAGTGTTTGTTTTGCTTTATCTACCCTGGTTTCATTGATTGAGACACATCTGCAAATATCCATAATTAATCCTTTATAATTACAAATTTATCGGCAACTATTTCCTTGATAACAGATGTGAATTCTAACTTATTGTTCATAATAAGGGGGAGGATAATTTGTTTTTTATCGTGGGTGATGATATCCAAACAAGCTTCTAATTTTTTGCTTTTAGGAGCTACCATCTTACGAAGTTCAACTAATTTTACTTTGTCTAATTCTATAGTAAATTGTTTGTTAATTAATTTTTTATTGATTACGTCGATCTCTATTTTATAGGCACATGACATCTTTAAATTATATAGACCAAATAAAACCATCAAAAGAGCTAAAATATAACCTATTGGATTACCGCCATTGGTTTTAAGGACCCAAAGTTGGAATCCTCCAATCAGAGTTATAGGAATTCCTGTTCCTAACCAAACTATTTTTTTCATGAAATTTAATCCATATTTATACTTATCTTTTAATACTACATTTGTGTTGTTTAATTTTTTAATAAAATCATCATAAAATAACATATTTTTTCTCCTTATGTTTTTAGATATTAATATAGAGTGTAGAAGTTATCTACACTCTATAAAAAGTTTACTTTATAAGTTTCTTTAACTCTTCATCTTTAAAATCTAAGTTATGAACTGAATTGATATATCTGATAGTTTTAGTCTTTCCTCTAATTAATAGAGTCTGAGTTCTAGCTATATTTTTCTTTCTAGTAACTCCTGTTAAAAGATCCCCGTCGGTAATCCCTGTAGCAGCAAAGATAACTTCGTCATCTTTAACTAAATCATCTATAGTAAATACATCAGAAATATCTATTCCCATCTCTTCACATCTAGATTTTTCAAAGTTAGAAATCTTATCATTTTCCAAAGAGATTCCTTTTACTTCACTTCTTAATTTTAATTTAGCCTGCATATCTCCACCAAGAGCTTTGATAACTGCAGCAGAGATAACACCTTCAGGTGCTCCTCCGATTCCATATAACATATCTGCGTCAGAATCGATAATAGCAGTTAGTATAGAACCAGCTACATCTCCATCAGGGATAGCAAATATTCTAACACCCATTTTTTGAAGATCTTTGATGATCTTATGATGTCTAGGCTTATCTAAGATAACCATAACTAATTCATCTAAAGATTTATTTAAAGCTTTAGCTACGTTATTTACGTTGTCTAAAAGCGGTAAATTAAGATCGATAGCTCCACGTGCATCAGGTCCTACAATTAACTTTTCCATATACATATCTGGTGCTTTTAAAAAACTGTCTTTATTTCCGATAGCCATAACTGCTAATGCATTTCCTTGACCTTGGGCAGTCATACGAGTT is from Psychrilyobacter atlanticus DSM 19335 and encodes:
- a CDS encoding sensor histidine kinase, giving the protein MTKPKNKILKSYLLLLGGSLIPLFMFISFLYQLNVSQNIVKMKSEKKMILDLIKKDIEREFIDYIDDVQFLSETPQLRSLLYRRSNLKENHDYLKSYLKIKNKYFAGYIKNNRNHVIIEEYYNNEYLKFPEELMMKNPKKITFSKLGDYKNNFIVNIMAPIYGKDNVSLGTISLYGRQTYIDNILEKYRSINLISKGDFYWFGLDDNNKIDESKKTDILKKGDLLPLNSNSGSVLNKDILYTFDTIDFKELLPQLGFGDNTSSTWRLVVKVPETEITAMKKHFLDGYRLLSLFIFFMLSITIWVILKETNKRKFYENKLELQNQKLIENNRTKDKFISILAHDLKSPFTGITGIFSILTRKYDSYDDAKKKKLIYSINDSIQGINALLINLLEWSKIQRGHVIPSPMKVKINDLTASAYQILKLNLESKNIKFSNNISDKHFIWADKNMIDAVFRNILSNAIKFTPNSGKIELYSERKNQFIYIFIKDNGVGMNLDIQSKLFKLDQHLTTLGTENEKGTGLGLIITKEFIHLNRGSLGVDSIKDQGTTFIIKLPAYKEI
- a CDS encoding ArsR/SmtB family transcription factor, translated to MDICRCVSINETRVDKAKQTLEDLSSLDQTAKFFKILGDGTRFKIITILLEGEMCVCDIATTLNMTHSSISHQLKVLRENRVLKNRKDGKIVYYSLNDNHVKNIILQGLEHHNH
- the glpX gene encoding class II fructose-bisphosphatase, which produces MKRELAIEFARVTEAAALAAHKWVGRGDKEAADQAAVDAMRTMLNKIHINGEIVIGEGEIDEAPMLYIGEKVGLRKDMDIAVDIAVDPVEGTRMTAQGQGNALAVMAIGNKDSFLKAPDMYMEKLIVGPDARGAIDLNLPLLDNVNNVAKALNKSLDELVMVILDKPRHHKIIKDLQKMGVRIFAIPDGDVAGSILTAIIDSDADMLYGIGGAPEGVISAAVIKALGGDMQAKLKLRSEVKGISLENDKISNFEKSRCEEMGIDISDVFTIDDLVKDDEVIFAATGITDGDLLTGVTRKKNIARTQTLLIRGKTKTIRYINSVHNLDFKDEELKKLIK